Proteins from a genomic interval of Polyodon spathula isolate WHYD16114869_AA chromosome 1, ASM1765450v1, whole genome shotgun sequence:
- the LOC121318523 gene encoding disabled homolog 2-like isoform X1 has translation MSTEVETNITNQADVAPVKTPSKKEKKKGPEKTDEFLLARFKGDGVRYKAKLIGVDDVPEARGDKMSQDSMMKLKGMAIAARSQGQHKQKIWMNISLSGIKITDEKTGVIEHEQPVNKISFIARDVTDNRAFGYVCGAEGQHQFFAIKTAQQAEPLVVDLKDLFQLIFNLKKKEGESQKKDEADNKLLENGEDALLTIENQVNKMKGVEQLDLFGDMSTPPDLHSPSESKDILLLDLSTEIDNNQNCVKGNPFLENCITSCSSVPRQRPQTSVSPDNPFSSQLSFFPAPIPDPFSDDPFSKNNQSAHSNSAISYNSSNQNKENSDHILSGPKLNGALNGDTDFFGQQFDQISNRTVTQSLSNGQWPVENKIAEVATWTQNGILEKEQNGLPNKAVQNSFVQRSGKIPPLQNGVKQDSRMKPDPSKSPPCDSVIISPPPQSTKPGRSRRSVKSPTNDLFGSDLFAPVNQTPTPSPPQQQPAQTNPLDLFSNNTPTPASALGALGALSLGASPAVTTAQWGQSPSVFPPPNSMAPGQMMGAQPFGQPGIYSAQPVPGWGQQAAFGAAPSPQPPGWGQVVVTSPPGAWPQSTPFANPFQPNMFPAAMPGPMAGITQSGPPPQPPPRPAAVKEAPKVENSAFSVLDPLGEKEKKNNVKEMFRDFQMAKPPAVPARRGEQLAVTSTSGAFSQYFTSRVGHIQDVADHDDFDINQISTKINEPPKPAPRLATPSASNPAPNLFGDPFESDPFGAPAPTTSAPTQQPATTNLFGDGFDNPFA, from the exons gtCCAGAGAAGACAGATGAGTTCTTGCTGGCTCGATTCAAAGGTGACGGAGTCAGATATAAGGCCAAGCTGATCGGTGTGGATGATGTCCCTGAAGCAAGAGGTGATAAAATGAGCCAGGATTCCATGATGAAGCTAAAG GGCATGGCTATTGCTGCTCGTTCCCAGGgtcaacacaaacagaaaatctGGATGAACATTTCCTTGTCTGGTATTAAAATCACTGATGAGAAAACAGGG GTCATAGAGCATGAACAGCCGGTCAATAAGATTTCCTTTATTGCTCGTGATGTTACAGACAACCGAGCGTTTGGTTACGTTTGTGGTGCAGAGGGACAGCATCAGTTCTTTGCTATAAAGACAGCTCAGCAG GCAGAGCCTCTGGTTGTTGATCTTAAAGATCTTTTTCAGTTAATcttcaatttgaagaaaaaagaagGGGAGAGTCAGAAAAAG GATGAAGCAGACAACAAGCTGTTGGAG aatggtgaGGATGCCTTGCTGACTATTGAAAACCAGGTTAATAAAATGAAA GGTGTTGAACAGCTGGATCTGTTTGGAGACATGTCCACACCTCCTGATCTGCACTCCCCTTCT GAAAGTAAAGATATCCTATTGCTGGATCTATCTACTGAAATTGACAACAATCAGAACTGTGTAAAAGGAAATCCCTTCTTAGAGAATTGCATCACTTCCTGTTCCTCTGTCCCTCGGCAGAGGCCGCAAACAAGTGTATCACCTGACAATCCCTTTTCTTCCCAACTGAGTTTTTTTCCTGCACCAATTCCTGACCCTTTTAGTGACGATCCTTTCTCCAAAAATAACCAATCAGCACACTCGAACTCAGCAATTTCTTATAACTCTTCTAATCAGAACAAAGAAAATTCAGATCATATTCTTAGTGGCCCAAAGTTAAACGGTGCTTTGAACGGTGACACTGATTTCTTTGGTCAGCAGTTTGATCAGATATCAAACAGAACTGTCACACAGTCATTAAGTAATGGCCAGTGGCCCGTGGAAAATAAGATTGCAGAGGTAGCAACATGGACTCAAAATGGGATCCTGGAAAAGGAGCAGAATGGTCTGCCAAACAAAGCCGTGCAAAACTCATTTGTGCAAAGATCTGGCAAAATCCCACCGCTACAAAATGGTGTGAAACAAGACTCTCGGATGAAGCCGGATCCTTCAAAGTCTCCTCCATGCGATTCTGTGATAATTAGCCCTCCACCACAAAGCACAAAGCCCGGACGAAGCAGGAGAAGCGTCAAG TCTCCTACAAATGACCTCTTTGGATCAGACCTTTTTGCTCCAGTCAACCAGACACCAACTCCATCTCCACCACAGCAACAGCCTGCACAGACCAATCCTCTAGATCTCTTCAGCAACAACACACCTACCCCTGCCTCTGCTCTGGGTGCTTTGG GAGCATTATCACTGGGCGCTTCTCCAGCAGTAACAACAGCACAATGGGGACAGTCCCCTTCAGTGTTCCCTCCACCTAATTCCATGGCCCCAGGGCAAATGATGGGTGCCCAGCCTTTTGGTCAGCCTGGGATCTACAGTGCACAACCTGTCCCTGGTTGGGGGCAGCAAGCAGCGTTTGGGGCAGCACCTTCACCACAGCCCCCTGGCTGGGGTCAGGTGGTGGTCACATCCCCACCCGGAGCCTGGCCCCAGTCTACACCTTTTGCAAACCCCTTCCAACCCAACATGTTTCCTGCTGCTATGCCAGGGCCCATGGCAGGGATTACCCAGTCCGGCCCTCCACCCCAGCCCCCTCCTAGGCCTGCTGCTGTGAAAGAAGCACCAAAGGTCGAGAACAGTGCCTTCAGTGTCCTGGATCCTCTaggagagaaggagaagaagaacaACGTTAAAGAGATGTTCAGGGACTTCCAGATGGCCAAGCCACCAGCAGTTCCAGCCAGGAGGGGTGAGCAGCTAGCTGTCACCAGCACAAGTGGTGCCTTCTCACAGTATTTCACCAGCAGAGTAGGCCATATCCAGGATGTTGCTGATCATGATGACTTTGATATCAATCAGATATCAACTAAAATCAatg AGCCACCAAAGCCAGCACCTAGACTAGCTACTCCATCTGCTTCGAACCCTGCACCAAACCTCTTTGGGGATCCTTTCGAGTCTGATCCTTTTGGTGCTCCTGCCCCCACAACT AGTGCTCCAACCCAGCAGCCAGCTACAACAAATTTATTTGGAGATGGATTTGATAATCCATTTGCATGA
- the LOC121318523 gene encoding disabled homolog 2-like isoform X3 translates to MSTEVETNITNQADVAPVKTPSKKEKKKGPEKTDEFLLARFKGDGVRYKAKLIGVDDVPEARGDKMSQDSMMKLKGMAIAARSQGQHKQKIWMNISLSGIKITDEKTGVIEHEQPVNKISFIARDVTDNRAFGYVCGAEGQHQFFAIKTAQQAEPLVVDLKDLFQLIFNLKKKEGESQKKDEADNKLLENGEDALLTIENQVNKMKGVEQLDLFGDMSTPPDLHSPSSPTNDLFGSDLFAPVNQTPTPSPPQQQPAQTNPLDLFSNNTPTPASALGALGALSLGASPAVTTAQWGQSPSVFPPPNSMAPGQMMGAQPFGQPGIYSAQPVPGWGQQAAFGAAPSPQPPGWGQVVVTSPPGAWPQSTPFANPFQPNMFPAAMPGPMAGITQSGPPPQPPPRPAAVKEAPKVENSAFSVLDPLGEKEKKNNVKEMFRDFQMAKPPAVPARRGEQLAVTSTSGAFSQYFTSRVGHIQDVADHDDFDINQISTKINEPPKPAPRLATPSASNPAPNLFGDPFESDPFGAPAPTTSAPTQQPATTNLFGDGFDNPFA, encoded by the exons gtCCAGAGAAGACAGATGAGTTCTTGCTGGCTCGATTCAAAGGTGACGGAGTCAGATATAAGGCCAAGCTGATCGGTGTGGATGATGTCCCTGAAGCAAGAGGTGATAAAATGAGCCAGGATTCCATGATGAAGCTAAAG GGCATGGCTATTGCTGCTCGTTCCCAGGgtcaacacaaacagaaaatctGGATGAACATTTCCTTGTCTGGTATTAAAATCACTGATGAGAAAACAGGG GTCATAGAGCATGAACAGCCGGTCAATAAGATTTCCTTTATTGCTCGTGATGTTACAGACAACCGAGCGTTTGGTTACGTTTGTGGTGCAGAGGGACAGCATCAGTTCTTTGCTATAAAGACAGCTCAGCAG GCAGAGCCTCTGGTTGTTGATCTTAAAGATCTTTTTCAGTTAATcttcaatttgaagaaaaaagaagGGGAGAGTCAGAAAAAG GATGAAGCAGACAACAAGCTGTTGGAG aatggtgaGGATGCCTTGCTGACTATTGAAAACCAGGTTAATAAAATGAAA GGTGTTGAACAGCTGGATCTGTTTGGAGACATGTCCACACCTCCTGATCTGCACTCCCCTTCT TCTCCTACAAATGACCTCTTTGGATCAGACCTTTTTGCTCCAGTCAACCAGACACCAACTCCATCTCCACCACAGCAACAGCCTGCACAGACCAATCCTCTAGATCTCTTCAGCAACAACACACCTACCCCTGCCTCTGCTCTGGGTGCTTTGG GAGCATTATCACTGGGCGCTTCTCCAGCAGTAACAACAGCACAATGGGGACAGTCCCCTTCAGTGTTCCCTCCACCTAATTCCATGGCCCCAGGGCAAATGATGGGTGCCCAGCCTTTTGGTCAGCCTGGGATCTACAGTGCACAACCTGTCCCTGGTTGGGGGCAGCAAGCAGCGTTTGGGGCAGCACCTTCACCACAGCCCCCTGGCTGGGGTCAGGTGGTGGTCACATCCCCACCCGGAGCCTGGCCCCAGTCTACACCTTTTGCAAACCCCTTCCAACCCAACATGTTTCCTGCTGCTATGCCAGGGCCCATGGCAGGGATTACCCAGTCCGGCCCTCCACCCCAGCCCCCTCCTAGGCCTGCTGCTGTGAAAGAAGCACCAAAGGTCGAGAACAGTGCCTTCAGTGTCCTGGATCCTCTaggagagaaggagaagaagaacaACGTTAAAGAGATGTTCAGGGACTTCCAGATGGCCAAGCCACCAGCAGTTCCAGCCAGGAGGGGTGAGCAGCTAGCTGTCACCAGCACAAGTGGTGCCTTCTCACAGTATTTCACCAGCAGAGTAGGCCATATCCAGGATGTTGCTGATCATGATGACTTTGATATCAATCAGATATCAACTAAAATCAatg AGCCACCAAAGCCAGCACCTAGACTAGCTACTCCATCTGCTTCGAACCCTGCACCAAACCTCTTTGGGGATCCTTTCGAGTCTGATCCTTTTGGTGCTCCTGCCCCCACAACT AGTGCTCCAACCCAGCAGCCAGCTACAACAAATTTATTTGGAGATGGATTTGATAATCCATTTGCATGA
- the LOC121318523 gene encoding disabled homolog 2-like isoform X2: MSTEVETNITNQADVAPVKTPSKKEKKKGPEKTDEFLLARFKGDGVRYKAKLIGVDDVPEARGDKMSQDSMMKLKGMAIAARSQGQHKQKIWMNISLSGIKITDEKTGVIEHEQPVNKISFIARDVTDNRAFGYVCGAEGQHQFFAIKTAQQAEPLVVDLKDLFQLIFNLKKKEGESQKKDEADNKLLENGEDALLTIENQVNKMKGVEQLDLFGDMSTPPDLHSPSESKDILLLDLSTEIDNNQNCVKGNPFLENCITSCSSVPRQRPQTSVSPDNPFSSQLSFFPAPIPDPFSDDPFSKNNQSAHSNSAISYNSSNQNKENSDHILSGPKLNGALNGDTDFFGQQFDQISNRTVTQSLSNGQWPVENKIAEVATWTQNGILEKEQNGLPNKAVQNSFVQRSGKIPPLQNGVKQDSRMKPDPSKSPPCDSVIISPPPQSTKPGRSRRSVKSPTNDLFGSDLFAPVNQTPTPSPPQQQPAQTNPLDLFSNNTPTPASALGALGALSLGASPAVTTAQWGQSPSVFPPPNSMAPGQMMGAQPFGQPGIYSAQPVPGWGQQAAFGAAPSPQPPGWGQVVVTSPPGAWPQSTPFANPFQPNMFPAAMPGPMAGITQSGPPPQPPPRPAAVKEAPKVENSAFSVLDPLGEKEKKNNVKEMFRDFQMAKPPAVPARREPPKPAPRLATPSASNPAPNLFGDPFESDPFGAPAPTTSAPTQQPATTNLFGDGFDNPFA; the protein is encoded by the exons gtCCAGAGAAGACAGATGAGTTCTTGCTGGCTCGATTCAAAGGTGACGGAGTCAGATATAAGGCCAAGCTGATCGGTGTGGATGATGTCCCTGAAGCAAGAGGTGATAAAATGAGCCAGGATTCCATGATGAAGCTAAAG GGCATGGCTATTGCTGCTCGTTCCCAGGgtcaacacaaacagaaaatctGGATGAACATTTCCTTGTCTGGTATTAAAATCACTGATGAGAAAACAGGG GTCATAGAGCATGAACAGCCGGTCAATAAGATTTCCTTTATTGCTCGTGATGTTACAGACAACCGAGCGTTTGGTTACGTTTGTGGTGCAGAGGGACAGCATCAGTTCTTTGCTATAAAGACAGCTCAGCAG GCAGAGCCTCTGGTTGTTGATCTTAAAGATCTTTTTCAGTTAATcttcaatttgaagaaaaaagaagGGGAGAGTCAGAAAAAG GATGAAGCAGACAACAAGCTGTTGGAG aatggtgaGGATGCCTTGCTGACTATTGAAAACCAGGTTAATAAAATGAAA GGTGTTGAACAGCTGGATCTGTTTGGAGACATGTCCACACCTCCTGATCTGCACTCCCCTTCT GAAAGTAAAGATATCCTATTGCTGGATCTATCTACTGAAATTGACAACAATCAGAACTGTGTAAAAGGAAATCCCTTCTTAGAGAATTGCATCACTTCCTGTTCCTCTGTCCCTCGGCAGAGGCCGCAAACAAGTGTATCACCTGACAATCCCTTTTCTTCCCAACTGAGTTTTTTTCCTGCACCAATTCCTGACCCTTTTAGTGACGATCCTTTCTCCAAAAATAACCAATCAGCACACTCGAACTCAGCAATTTCTTATAACTCTTCTAATCAGAACAAAGAAAATTCAGATCATATTCTTAGTGGCCCAAAGTTAAACGGTGCTTTGAACGGTGACACTGATTTCTTTGGTCAGCAGTTTGATCAGATATCAAACAGAACTGTCACACAGTCATTAAGTAATGGCCAGTGGCCCGTGGAAAATAAGATTGCAGAGGTAGCAACATGGACTCAAAATGGGATCCTGGAAAAGGAGCAGAATGGTCTGCCAAACAAAGCCGTGCAAAACTCATTTGTGCAAAGATCTGGCAAAATCCCACCGCTACAAAATGGTGTGAAACAAGACTCTCGGATGAAGCCGGATCCTTCAAAGTCTCCTCCATGCGATTCTGTGATAATTAGCCCTCCACCACAAAGCACAAAGCCCGGACGAAGCAGGAGAAGCGTCAAG TCTCCTACAAATGACCTCTTTGGATCAGACCTTTTTGCTCCAGTCAACCAGACACCAACTCCATCTCCACCACAGCAACAGCCTGCACAGACCAATCCTCTAGATCTCTTCAGCAACAACACACCTACCCCTGCCTCTGCTCTGGGTGCTTTGG GAGCATTATCACTGGGCGCTTCTCCAGCAGTAACAACAGCACAATGGGGACAGTCCCCTTCAGTGTTCCCTCCACCTAATTCCATGGCCCCAGGGCAAATGATGGGTGCCCAGCCTTTTGGTCAGCCTGGGATCTACAGTGCACAACCTGTCCCTGGTTGGGGGCAGCAAGCAGCGTTTGGGGCAGCACCTTCACCACAGCCCCCTGGCTGGGGTCAGGTGGTGGTCACATCCCCACCCGGAGCCTGGCCCCAGTCTACACCTTTTGCAAACCCCTTCCAACCCAACATGTTTCCTGCTGCTATGCCAGGGCCCATGGCAGGGATTACCCAGTCCGGCCCTCCACCCCAGCCCCCTCCTAGGCCTGCTGCTGTGAAAGAAGCACCAAAGGTCGAGAACAGTGCCTTCAGTGTCCTGGATCCTCTaggagagaaggagaagaagaacaACGTTAAAGAGATGTTCAGGGACTTCCAGATGGCCAAGCCACCAGCAGTTCCAGCCAGGAGGG AGCCACCAAAGCCAGCACCTAGACTAGCTACTCCATCTGCTTCGAACCCTGCACCAAACCTCTTTGGGGATCCTTTCGAGTCTGATCCTTTTGGTGCTCCTGCCCCCACAACT AGTGCTCCAACCCAGCAGCCAGCTACAACAAATTTATTTGGAGATGGATTTGATAATCCATTTGCATGA